A genome region from Nitrospira sp. includes the following:
- a CDS encoding SLBB domain-containing protein, protein MYRAIKELVRSVGRDPVSSGWMRMVIWMLVGSIVLPPSLLAQTLTNPVLPPSSIPSAGGPSLGNQLSPFLPFGNYGLPTPPGQAIVTNPTATQPIVPQHAPCPIPTAPDLSPENTVPNLNDYWPMAANSLLPTSVEQRMRQEEEERDRQLERLQAEKEKRGLELQSQVEREKQGVSQLQGLQSAVQGATGGMQGQLQSQMNQQKQQIQQKPFTAELLRHQDFSVEEAFAQFSVLQGVKSRLKQFGYDFFDAHAGGFTSLQDVPVGPDYVIGPQDSLAVHIWNVPDQNFNRSYIAPVERDGMVVIPQVGAIPVGGQTFSQAERTIHARLSMLLKRFELHVSMARIRTMKVYVVGEVARPGAYELSALATASNAIYAACGPSRSGSLRQIRIMREGKTVGQLDLYEFLLQGDRRQDNRLQAGDVVLVPPLGPVVAVSGSVKRPAIYEMKPGSRLTELLTLAGGLTPLADRQRCHLFRQDPALQERNMIDVDLVRAFASQGSEKNRLGVEGGDPILMDGDYVRLATLPTQVVNVVSLVGAVKSPGPYEYRAGMHVKDILSPEQLTVDAYADRAEIIRTDPATYLTKVIPFSPKAVFEGQASDNHVLSRLDQVVISSQQRPPALVLVEGEVRRAGYFTIEVGERLSSVLKRSGGFTPNAFPNGIVLVRESVKLKQQAELDRFIASERQRLTAQSAGIAAGTAGLSVMAAAGGTMAEQQVLALRLQQLEATASRIELGRVIVSLDSIERLEGTEDDVILESRDRITIPTPPQTVGIIGSVKNPSTVVYRPGLELNDYLRQAGGITEDANKREMYVMRANGTSDSSYLSAKEMRPGDTIVVPQKIEARPPQLALWQTVASIIGSLALTAAGIAVVGR, encoded by the coding sequence ATGTATAGAGCAATCAAAGAGCTGGTGCGCTCCGTCGGTCGTGATCCTGTGTCAAGCGGCTGGATGCGCATGGTGATTTGGATGCTGGTAGGAAGCATCGTGCTCCCTCCTTCTCTGCTGGCGCAGACGCTGACGAATCCCGTGCTGCCACCCTCGTCCATACCGTCAGCCGGCGGGCCGTCACTCGGTAACCAACTGTCGCCGTTTCTCCCATTTGGAAACTACGGGTTGCCGACTCCTCCCGGACAGGCCATCGTCACCAATCCGACGGCGACTCAACCGATTGTGCCTCAACATGCGCCCTGTCCGATTCCTACAGCCCCCGACCTCTCACCTGAAAACACGGTGCCGAATTTGAACGACTATTGGCCGATGGCGGCGAATAGTTTGCTGCCCACGTCCGTCGAGCAACGAATGCGGCAGGAGGAAGAAGAACGCGACCGACAACTGGAACGGCTACAGGCAGAAAAAGAGAAGCGTGGCCTCGAGTTGCAGAGTCAAGTAGAGCGAGAGAAGCAGGGCGTGTCTCAGTTGCAAGGGCTGCAATCTGCCGTGCAGGGGGCCACTGGTGGCATGCAGGGACAGCTTCAAAGTCAGATGAATCAGCAAAAACAACAGATTCAGCAAAAGCCGTTTACCGCCGAGTTATTGCGGCATCAGGATTTTTCAGTTGAAGAGGCCTTTGCGCAATTTTCGGTGCTGCAGGGAGTGAAGAGCCGCTTGAAGCAGTTCGGCTATGATTTTTTTGATGCCCATGCGGGTGGGTTTACCTCGTTGCAGGATGTGCCGGTGGGGCCGGACTATGTGATCGGCCCGCAGGATTCGTTGGCGGTTCACATCTGGAATGTGCCGGATCAAAACTTCAATCGTAGTTACATCGCTCCCGTCGAACGCGATGGGATGGTCGTCATTCCGCAAGTCGGCGCCATTCCGGTCGGCGGACAAACTTTCTCTCAGGCTGAACGCACTATCCATGCCCGGTTGAGCATGCTCTTGAAGCGCTTCGAATTGCATGTGTCGATGGCTCGTATCCGCACGATGAAGGTGTATGTCGTGGGAGAAGTGGCACGGCCGGGGGCCTATGAACTCAGCGCGTTGGCCACTGCCTCGAATGCGATCTATGCGGCTTGCGGTCCGTCTCGATCGGGCTCCTTGCGGCAGATTCGCATAATGCGAGAGGGGAAAACGGTCGGGCAGTTGGATCTGTACGAGTTCTTGCTGCAGGGTGATCGGCGGCAGGATAACCGCTTGCAAGCTGGTGATGTGGTGCTGGTTCCGCCGCTAGGGCCTGTCGTCGCTGTTAGTGGATCGGTGAAGCGCCCGGCTATTTATGAAATGAAGCCCGGCTCCCGGTTGACGGAATTGCTGACCTTGGCTGGAGGGCTGACGCCGTTGGCCGATCGCCAACGCTGTCATCTGTTTCGACAGGATCCGGCGTTACAAGAGCGGAACATGATTGACGTGGACCTCGTGCGAGCCTTCGCCTCACAGGGCTCGGAAAAAAATCGTCTGGGCGTTGAAGGCGGCGATCCGATTCTCATGGACGGCGATTATGTCCGGCTGGCGACGTTACCCACACAGGTGGTCAATGTCGTCAGTCTCGTGGGGGCGGTGAAAAGCCCAGGGCCTTATGAGTATCGCGCCGGGATGCATGTGAAGGATATTTTGTCTCCCGAGCAACTCACGGTTGACGCCTATGCCGATCGGGCGGAGATCATCCGCACTGACCCTGCGACCTACCTCACGAAGGTGATTCCCTTCAGCCCCAAGGCGGTGTTCGAAGGGCAGGCCTCGGACAACCACGTGTTGAGTCGATTGGATCAGGTGGTGATTTCGAGTCAACAGCGACCGCCGGCTTTGGTTTTGGTCGAGGGGGAAGTGCGGCGGGCCGGGTACTTCACGATTGAGGTCGGGGAGCGCCTCAGTTCGGTCTTGAAACGCTCCGGCGGGTTCACGCCCAATGCGTTTCCAAACGGAATCGTGCTCGTGCGTGAGTCGGTGAAGCTGAAGCAGCAGGCGGAGCTGGACCGGTTTATTGCATCGGAACGACAGCGGTTGACGGCGCAATCCGCCGGGATTGCCGCGGGCACCGCCGGATTAAGCGTCATGGCTGCCGCAGGCGGGACGATGGCCGAACAGCAGGTGTTGGCCTTGCGACTCCAACAGCTCGAGGCTACGGCGTCACGGATCGAATTGGGGCGAGTGATTGTGAGTTTGGATTCCATTGAGCGTTTGGAAGGGACTGAAGACGATGTCATTTTGGAATCGCGTGACCGCATCACCATTCCGACCCCTCCGCAAACGGTCGGCATTATCGGTTCCGTCAAAAACCCCAGCACGGTGGTGTATCGGCCGGGCTTGGAGTTGAATGACTATCTCCGCCAAGCCGGAGGCATCACAGAAGATGCCAACAAACGTGAAATGTATGTCATGCGAGCGAACGGAACGAGCGATTCTTCTTACCTCTCCGCGAAGGAAATGCGTCCGGGGGACACCATTGTGGTGCCGCAGAAAATCGAAGCGCGTCCGCCTCAGTTGGCTTTGTGGCAGACGGTGGCGAGTATTATCGGCAGTCTGGCTCTGACCGCGGCCGGCATTGCCGTGGTTGGTCGCTAG
- a CDS encoding GNVR domain-containing protein — MDWPSDSPHALLDPPRPSTDRPAAENSATLFDYWDVLVARRRMIIGFCSLCVFVSLVVSLLLPKVYESASSVLPQLESKEGGALAALLASPAAGGMAQNLGLGLPGLPTTPTDVFVSILKSRLMADEVIKKFNLMDRYREPSMVDTRKALDDHLRITVTKEKVIKVVVEDEDPQVAADMANFYVANLDRLNRTVTVSKAGQNRAFLERRLTETMESMAKAEDALRDFQAKNKTVAVEAQAKVMIEAAAIIQGQITAQEVQLQVMGSYLSPENPDIARIRSNVAELKKQLATMGTGRDSKGVLSGERLHPAMVAVPDLALQFGRLFRQVKVQETLFTLLTSQHEQAKIAEARDTPTVQVLDPAVPADKRTRPRVLLNVAVAGVLAFVVSIFVAFFLDYRARVRQLPTLTRN; from the coding sequence ATGGATTGGCCTTCAGATAGCCCCCACGCCCTCCTGGATCCACCCCGCCCTTCGACCGACAGGCCTGCTGCCGAGAATTCGGCCACGCTGTTCGACTACTGGGATGTGCTGGTCGCCCGGCGGAGGATGATTATCGGTTTCTGCAGTTTGTGCGTCTTCGTCTCCCTCGTGGTCAGTCTCCTGCTTCCCAAGGTCTACGAATCTGCCTCGTCCGTCCTGCCGCAACTGGAGTCGAAGGAAGGTGGGGCATTGGCCGCCTTACTCGCTTCTCCAGCGGCTGGCGGGATGGCCCAGAATCTTGGGCTTGGTTTGCCCGGGCTGCCGACCACGCCCACGGATGTTTTTGTCTCAATTTTGAAGTCACGTTTGATGGCCGATGAGGTTATCAAGAAATTCAATTTGATGGACCGTTATCGAGAGCCCTCGATGGTGGATACTCGGAAAGCACTGGATGACCATCTGCGGATTACCGTGACCAAGGAAAAGGTGATCAAGGTGGTGGTGGAAGACGAAGATCCGCAGGTCGCGGCGGATATGGCGAATTTTTATGTGGCGAATCTGGACCGTTTAAATCGCACGGTGACGGTGAGTAAGGCCGGACAGAATCGCGCGTTCCTCGAACGTCGACTGACGGAGACCATGGAGAGCATGGCCAAGGCTGAGGATGCGTTACGGGATTTTCAGGCGAAGAACAAGACGGTGGCTGTCGAAGCGCAAGCCAAGGTCATGATTGAAGCCGCAGCCATCATCCAGGGTCAAATCACGGCGCAAGAGGTTCAACTGCAAGTGATGGGGAGCTATCTCTCCCCAGAGAATCCGGACATCGCTCGAATCCGCTCGAACGTGGCGGAACTGAAGAAGCAGTTGGCCACAATGGGCACAGGAAGGGATTCCAAGGGAGTGCTGTCGGGAGAGCGCCTACATCCGGCTATGGTGGCTGTGCCTGATTTAGCCCTGCAGTTCGGCCGCCTCTTTCGACAAGTCAAAGTCCAGGAGACCCTCTTTACCCTGCTGACGTCCCAACATGAGCAGGCCAAGATTGCTGAGGCGCGGGACACGCCGACGGTGCAAGTGCTCGATCCGGCTGTACCGGCAGACAAGCGGACTCGCCCGCGGGTGTTGCTGAATGTGGCTGTCGCGGGGGTGCTGGCATTCGTCGTCAGTATTTTTGTGGCGTTTTTCCTCGACTATCGCGCGCGGGTTCGTCAGTTGCCGACCTTGACGAGAAATTGA
- the hpnH gene encoding adenosyl-hopene transferase HpnH → MAVPVSQMYTVTKYVLTQKLRGVKRYPLVLMLEPLFRCNLACAGCGKIQYPDHVLDKRLTPAQCWAAADECAAPIISIPGGEPLIHPEMPEIVRGLVERQRYVYLCTNAILMERKLDEYPPSKFLTFSVHMDGLRDEHDLAVCRDGVYDVAVKAIKAALKRGHRVTTNTTLFDDANPERVRKFFDEMMGLGVEGMMISPGYSYQKAPDQQHFLKRGRTTELFSKILSNRKRGWQFNQSPLFLEFLMGKREYQCTPWGNPTYNVFGWQRPCYLLQEGYASSFRELMEQTDWDSYGTGRNEKCADCMVHCGYEASAVEDTFGSFSGFTKTVKITLLPNAR, encoded by the coding sequence ATGGCTGTGCCAGTCTCCCAGATGTATACAGTGACCAAGTACGTGTTGACCCAGAAGCTTCGGGGCGTCAAACGGTATCCGCTCGTGCTCATGCTCGAGCCCCTGTTTCGTTGCAACCTCGCGTGTGCGGGGTGCGGCAAGATTCAATATCCGGATCATGTCCTGGACAAGCGGTTGACCCCGGCCCAATGTTGGGCTGCGGCGGACGAATGCGCGGCGCCCATCATCAGTATTCCGGGCGGTGAGCCGCTGATCCATCCCGAGATGCCCGAGATCGTGCGGGGACTCGTGGAGCGTCAGAGGTACGTGTATCTCTGCACGAATGCCATTTTGATGGAACGAAAACTGGATGAATATCCTCCGTCAAAATTTTTGACGTTCAGTGTGCACATGGACGGCTTGCGAGACGAGCACGACCTGGCAGTGTGCCGTGACGGGGTGTACGACGTGGCGGTCAAGGCTATCAAGGCGGCGCTCAAGCGCGGCCATCGCGTTACGACCAACACGACCCTGTTCGACGATGCCAATCCCGAACGCGTCCGGAAGTTCTTCGATGAAATGATGGGGTTGGGCGTCGAAGGAATGATGATCTCGCCGGGGTATAGCTACCAGAAAGCCCCGGACCAACAGCATTTCCTGAAGCGCGGTCGCACGACCGAACTGTTTTCCAAGATTCTGAGCAATCGGAAGCGGGGGTGGCAGTTTAACCAATCGCCGCTGTTTCTGGAGTTCCTCATGGGCAAGCGTGAGTATCAATGCACGCCTTGGGGGAACCCCACGTATAACGTGTTTGGCTGGCAGCGGCCCTGCTATTTGCTCCAAGAGGGCTACGCATCAAGCTTTCGAGAGCTGATGGAGCAGACGGATTGGGATTCGTATGGCACCGGGCGCAACGAAAAGTGCGCGGATTGTATGGTGCACTGCGGGTATGAGGCGTCAGCGGTGGAGGATACCTTTGGGTCCTTCTCCGGCTTTACTAAAACCGTG